Part of the Zea mays cultivar B73 chromosome 4, Zm-B73-REFERENCE-NAM-5.0, whole genome shotgun sequence genome is shown below.
atatagTTTTGTAGTTTGATACTTTTTGATTTGAAGTCATCCTATCAACGAAAACTATATTTGAATTTAAAAAATTAAAAATTTGAATTTCTCAAACCACCTcgaatggaaaaaccaccaaaatgaaagttgtaggtcttaaaaagttatgaaactttttaATTGACaaatttttgatttgaaatcatcatgCAAAACTatttttgaattcaaaatttgaaattttcaaacGATCTCGGATGAAAAAAACACAAAAATTAAAGTTCTAGGCCTCGAAAAGTTATTTAACTTTATAGTTGACATCTTTTAAATTTGAAATAATCTTATCATATAAAAATACATTTGAAGTTTTCATATTTAAAATCCAAATGTTGTAAACGATCTCGGATGAAAAAACTATTAAATAAAAGTCGTAGGTCTCAAAGAGTTATGCAACTTTGTAGTTAACAACTTTTCCATTTAAATTCATTTAATGTCTCAAATAATCAATTTACTCTCAGTTTGTTATAATACTTGGGAGAGAAAATTTAATATAGACACAAATGATATAAGAGGTGGAGTGGTGGAGAAGGTTGCACATAAGCGAGAGGTTACGAGTTCGAATCTTACTCTCCGTAAAACATGATGTGCAGCCCTTGGTAGTTGGTACTTGAAACTGCTCTCCCAATAAGAGCACACCCTCTAAATTCTAATTCATTATTTGAGAGTTATTAATAAAAAAATTTCTTTCTATGTATTTTTATCATCCAATTATCGCTTCTCTATATGTTATGTGCAAGAGAACATGTAAATAGACTCTTACAACCTTCACCGTACCTTCAGCTGTGGTTAGTCCATTGCTACAATATATTTGTTTGCCTTTACAGTTGATAACATCAAATGAAATTGTCTACAACAATAAGAGCACCCTCTCTAAATTCTAAATTATTATTTGAGAGCTATTAATATAATAATAACTCTCTATATCCTTTTATCCTCCAACTACTGTTTCTCTACATCTTCTGCACAAGAGAGCCTATCTCGTTCTTTATTTTAAGCTATCGAGAAACAACTAGCTAATAAGTTGTTGGGTGATATTTTTTACTAAAATCTATATTTATATTAATTGTTCATTCATCCTTAGTTATaagatttttttatttttatactaTTTTTATCATATATCtagatataatatatatatattgaaaTATACTACTCTTCTAAAATTGTAGTCATTTTATCTCTTCGTTTTATATCTATATTCAAATGGACGAagataaatataaatataaatataaatatatatatatatatataatgaatcTATTAATTAAATAAAACCAATTAATTTGGTAGGGAGGGAATATTATATAAGCTATATAGCTTAAAAAGCTAAAGCATCTTATAACTTAAAATGATGAAAGAAAATTCAGAGGTGGGAAAAAGGAGCTTGAAGTTGCTTTGATGTGTCCACGTGTTGCAATAGAAAAAAAAAGATAATGGCATATTTAATGACGGGGGATTTTTCAGGCAGAAAGCACTACTAGCATCACATCAGATCTTCTAGAAGAAAGTGAATTCCTCTTCTCGTGTGTGGAAGAGAAAAAAAATTGAAGGATACGTATATGCGAGACTTGTGCGTCCACAAACAGGTTCCATCAAGGCCGGATAACTGGACACCGCACATCTTTCGGGTCACAGCGAATCGACAAGCTAGCAGTGCCGGCCCTCACGTAGTCAGCAGTCAGCACTGCCGGCGACGCGTAGACCGAGTCCCTCATCAAAGAGTCCGCAACCTACCAAGTACCAACCAACCGCCTGGGCTGGGCAGGCGAGCAAGACAAAGCACGCCAAGCGGCAAGCGCAAGTCCAACAGCCCGCATCGCTCACTCCGTCACTCACTCGGCGCGGCGCCCATCCCCGCGGTTCTCACGAGCGCGCGCGCCTGCGTCCGGCGCCGTCCGCCATGGCGTCGTCCAAGCCTTTATTCCCCTTCCCCGTCCCCGCCCCCGACCCGTCCGACGAGGTCGTGCGCGAGTTCGGCCCGCTGCTCCGGGTCTACAAGAGCGGCCGCATCGAGCGGCCCCTGGTGGCTCCGCCCGTGGAGCCTGGCCACGACGCCGCCACGGGGGTCCAATCCAAGGACGTCCACCTCGGCTCCTACTCGGCCCGCCTCTACCTGCCCCCCGTGGCCGACGCCGGTGCCAAGCTGCCCGTCGTCGTGTTCGTGCACGGCGGCGGCTTCGTGGCCGAGTCCGCCGCCTCGCCCAACTACCACCTCTTCCTCAACAGGCTCGCCGCCGCCTGCCCCGCGCTCGCGGTCTCCGTCGACTACCGCCTGGCGCCCGAGCACCCGCTCCCGGCGGGGTACGACGACTGCCTCGCCGCGCTCAAGTGGGTGCTTTCCGCCGCCGACCCCTGGGTCGCCGCCCACGGGGATCTCGCGCGCGTCTTCGTCGCCGGGGACAGCGCCGGCGGCAACGTCTGCCACTACCTCGCCATCCACCCGGACGTCGTCCAGGCGCAGCAGCAGGGCTGCCCGCCGCCGCTCAAGGGCGCCGTGCTCATCCACCCCTGGTTCTGGGGCTCCGAGGCCGTGGGCGAGGAGCCCAGGGACCCCGCCGTGCGCACCATGGGCGCCGGACTCTGGTTCTTCGCGTGCCCCGATGCTAATAGCATGGAAGACCCGCGGATGAACCCCATGGCGCCCGCCGCACCGGGACTCCACACGCTGGCGTGTGAGCGCGTCATGGTGTGTACCGCGGAGGGCGACTTCCTCAGGTGGCGCGGCCGCGCGTACGCCGAGGCGGTGGCCGCGGCGAGGGGAGGCCGCCTGGGGCAGGCCGCCGGCGTCGAGCtgctggagaccatgggagagggccatgtcttcttcctcttcaaaCCCGACTGCGACAAGGCCAAGGAGATGCTGGACAAGATGGCGGCTTTCATCAATGCGCCGTGAACGTGAACGTGATCCGTGACGCGTGCGCCCTTGTTCCTTTGTGTTTGCGTGACAATGTGGAAAATAAAATAATATATTTCAGCTGTTTTGGAAATTTTTGCCCACGCATCGACTAGCCAACTTGATGCCAAATTCATCGTTCACGCAAAATTGGACTACTTCAGGTGAAGAGCATATAATCTATGCTAACGTTACAATTCTGATGAGAGGGGCACACAATTTTGATGAGAAGTCGATAACGGCGGCACGAGCGGCCACGAGGTCACCCTTAAGGGAATGAGAGATAAAAAAATATTTAAATAATACTGATTGAGTAAGGGTTGCTTTggcggcatggctccttgagcgggTCTAGTTTGGACTCATCATGAAGCCCTACCAAATGATCACAAAAAAATGTTTCTCGTCAAGAGCCTCTAAAGAGCTATAACCGTtttttattacatcatgatgcccgagacatccacatagtcattaacatagatcaaagtgcgaaaacgaaacatagAACCACAcgcccttcacaggcagccgactggaggtttgccgctaacccacgcctagaacttatCATAGTCTTGAAACGCCTGAAAATCCTCCACCGGGACTTCATcttctcccgagcagtggttgcaatgtggacaacctgtgggttttggtgttataAAGCAAGGATGGGTACACATCAACAAACTCAGCAATTGTCACGTTTGGCTGTGGtgaactagctttatgtggggtaaggatcaagcagttgcttttagttggtcaattaaTTATTACaactagagagccaggttttagcattaaacccAAGCTATTAGCCCAAAAGTACTCCTTCCAAACGAAAAAATACCAAAAATCATAATCGTAATCACCAAAACCATAATTAACCTCATCATCTTCTGTGATtatagtatctctaatcaatggagctaccaaggccgctcataaccgtgagcacgactgatgtatcagtttcataacactctgcagaggttacacactttacccacgagtcgtgattccctcttgtaacaccctgaatttggggtataaaatttcttctctaatgcctaccaaattcaggagttacctcttgtttctctctctctagatttctTCTCTCTCTTTTTATTAGAACTATGTCTAGTTTATAGGGGATTAACTATTTATTTAATATAGCAAaacctatgtgagtcatgaaatattgcatcatgctgagcctaaattattatTTTGGTTGAtgtacatgtttgaattagtttgaatttgaattgggtttgaatttgatttgaaatccatagagaaaataaaaagaaaaacattTGGAaaattgtaaagcccaaaattggtagaaggaaaaaataataaaataaataaatacatttgTAATAAGGTTTTGAGAATTTTTTTAACCTTTAAAATTTATTAGGACCTTTTTTTATAATCAATTAAGGATATTAACATAGTCATGTAACCAATAAATGAATAAAAGAGTGGGCATCTTATACTTATGAATTTGTGGTGATACATTTTATTGAAATAAGGAATCATAATTTAAATTTGACCTTAATTTTTTAAATGAAAACgtaaaatagaaaatgagaaagtAAATTTTAATGAAGTCATTTAGTCCTTCCATAAATAAATAATAGGGaaaagaataaataataatattataaaCAGTATAGTTTATATTCACATTAGGATTATTTTGACACTAGAAATTTGAAGTTCAAAACatgagtttgaatttgaattggatttgaaaagggaatagaaaagaaaaagaaaatgaattcTGTTTGGGCCGCCAGAATGGAAATTCGCCATCCCTTCCTTTCTCTCGGCCCAACATCGCGCGCCTCAACTCATCCCGCCTCCGCGCCAGACACCTGCCGCCCGGGCCCACCTGGTCAGTCGCTCTGCACATGACCTCCACTCGTGCGTGTCACCACCATGTGGGACCGAGGTGTAAGACCTGTCTTCTCCCAACAGATCCGCACCATTGCGCCAGGTTCCGGGCGGGTTGTTGAATCCAATCGCTGTGGTCAGGATTTGGTGGGCCCGAGTCGATCCCCTTGCGCCTATAAATACTCGAGCCACGACCCCCTCTCCATATCCGTCTGCATCGACGCTGTCGACCACAATCGTTGCCGCAAAGCGCCGCTGCGACTTCACCTCAACATTGTGGGAGCTCGGAGTCGACCAACTGTGCAGGAAGGTTCACTGGAAGGTGAAGATCGCGGGCGTGAGGGATTTGGACCTCGGGAGGTCTCGGTGGCTCAGTGATTGCTCgccagaaatattctccaccacggATTCGCCCCCCATCGCGGTCAGAGACCATCGTTTCGTTACCTCCGGTGCGTAGTCTTTGACCGTACTCATCATAGTCTCCACATCGTGTACCACCGTTTGATTCCATGGTTGGGACAAGAACTAGCTGGGCGGATGCTTCGCCAGTGGCACCGTCGTGCTCGTGCCCCGGCGTTGTGTGCCGGCGGTCGAAGGAGCAAGATGAGAGAGAGATGCGAGGGCTGTCCATGGCCGTTGATCTGGCCGGGGCCGGCTGAGATCAAGTCGAGGGATAATGATTCAGCGTTCGGAATCTCGACCGTCCGATCGTGGTGGGGTGTGTGAGATTAGATCGTGAAGTAATGAACCCGAGTCGTTGGATATTGATGGGTGGTCCAGATTAAATCCAGCCATACCCTTCACCTCGTCGCTTACTAACCATTGATCCTAGAATAGGCGGTGGAGATTAGTGTGAGGATAACGTTTCGACTCGATTGCAATATGACCGTTAGATCTAGATCTGAGGGATGTTATCGCGTACCCGTTCATATTTGTGGCGTTATGATCTGGGCCATTGGTTCAGATCTGACGATCAATAtccaccgataccccttcggtggGGCGGTTGTCTAAAGAAGCCCCTGGGCTTAAtgggaatcaacccgccgtccaccgtaGTTTAATTAATATTGCAGATTGACCCTTTTCTTTCGAATGGGCCCCTGAACTTGTAGAAAATGATGATTACAGTCCATAAGTCATCAGGAAAATGGTAAATTAATTGAGAAAAAAAGATTTCTAGTATAATAATAATTCCGGAAGCTTGTTTAATTCATCTTagctcctttttgatccattccagttgcattagatccataataatattgtttatccccTGGTGGCTTTATATTGTTATGAAACCTAAAACAAAATGTATGTACTTAATCTCTTTTATACCCCACTCCTaaatctttagaaaatcataactttataaccgtagctccgaatttagtgattctcgagcccatgatctcgtagcatcgcgtagaatattattatgcagtttgtgcttatggTTGGTGAGATGTtagttttgcctataccatgtttgtttgtattgctacacataggagtgaggtcacgagaatctgaagatcatcctggtagttgggaatcttgagtctcaggcaagttgtgcccttgatcacttatttttacctaataatgtttacTGTTAATCACCGTGACATgtttaggttaatttgatgggacctaataggtttccctagcattgtttatcccccaccttacaaacagatgaattattgggtagatttgctattgctctacctggttttgggaaactaatgttttattatgatcatgttacaattatgttgtttaattattgttcatggtaagatcatattgttaattggaacatggagaaccacccggaaaaATAGTGCTaccgacgcccttggctgactaattaggaaagctagtggaggactaccttacccgaaagggggaagggcagtaggggagtggtcggtatagggaggtcctcaggctgattttgctgcgatggcttttcagacgggggattcctatattgcgcttcctagaactgtagcgggttttctgaagctagtggaactttgtaaaggtctcgtagtggtaccctgtctcgcttccttagtagaggtgtatgggatctgATCAAcctcgtggcaaatgggtaacacgacttgtgggtaaagatgcacaacctctgcaaagtgtaaaactggtatatcagctgtgctcacggtcatgagcggctcggacactcacatgattaacttatggaattaaactcaatttgtcatttgcattgcattgtgggtgttgttattaacaTTGatttcttatttaattgggttggtatctacttatacttagtaactgctaataaaattttgaccaactttaaaagcaatgctcagctttaaccatcctctttggtaagccttacacttcacctgagctcccaccttttgtgagttcatgcacattattccccaaaacttgttgagcgatgaacgtatgtgagctcacccttcctGTACTCAtatcccccaggtcaaggacaggtaccacaggatgaggcgcatggaggatgctatgatgagttcgtgagaggtctaggccgtcgtctcccagtcaactttggttgatggatcgttgtcttcgtatgatgtaattatttaatgattttgtacagaactccattatatattaatgttgtgacattcgtttctgtaccatgaatcatcatatgtgtaagacttgatcctagcacacttggtgattatctcacgcccgggttttgggtctgggtgtgacagaattggtattagagcgaatgttgactgtaggacgaaacttagatagaaatggacaacccttacctacttaccttagttactctgattctttctaaacttttcttaatcttttctcacctactgttgctttactctgattactcttaccttttcgcttctaaagacaaaagtggattccaCACTTTGAAATGATGTACCTAAagcgacctttaggaataggagacctaatcttcggaacaaaaaacaaaactatttttataggtatctatgtgcttcaatgtttgttcttatgatacttgtctgagttGGATCTTtggttgagtgtgatgagttgtggagtaaggttcacaacatctgcatatacacctagGCATAAAGgagaatatttataaaataagtagacaacttagattatccccattaaaatgtatctagtATCACATATCTATCTTATCTTGGCAGATTCTATCTTATCTGTGGAGATTTACCTTATAAGCCTAGTCGTCCCAATATAGACATAAAACGACAGATCAAAAGCCCTGCCCAAGATCCTTCAGTTTAGGACCAGCTACTAGCCTATCTGTTCTGCCTGCTAAATTGTTCCCCTTGCAAAACTGTCTTACCATATGTCTCTAACCTAGATGGTTAATACCAGGAGGGGAGGAAGAATCGATCTACCTGCCAACCACCACAACAGGAGGATTGTTAACCAACCACAACCAGAGATGATAGAGATGCAGCTGTTCAGATGCCGTTGCCGGATCCCGTTGCCACCGCTCAGATGCAGATGTTGCAGTAAATGGCAAACACCATGACAGAGATGCAGGCGCAAATGCGACAAGAACGACAGGAGATGCGCCAGGAACAATAGGAAATACAAGAAGAAATGAGACAAGAGCGCCAAGAAATGCGCTAAGTATGGCAGGAACAACAACaactaccacctccaccaccaccagctccgccTAGGGATAAGCACCAggagtttatgagtcacaagccaccgACATTCTCTAACTCCTCGGACCCACTACAagctgatgactggttaaaatccatggacaagatgctcaacatagtgtgacggaacctcccaaggtattaggcccacctactgttgtccttgtcctaaggacctcggacaaccctgtagatgcacataatcacttgacaagttcggtactgTATCTTCATTACtctcaagagcgcttcacccgtcacacagatattacatcacatcaaaGGAAAGAATAAGCGtaagcaaattacaataacttaatttacattcatcaaatatatatagagagtgttattattacaataccagggtattacgagtgcataaagtattattattacagaccagggaggcaaaacaccctctcgCACACaagtctattgttttcaaaatgggaggccaacatcctcccgcgacttCACTGATGGGGctcttctttgggtaccacctttgagtaGAAACATCAAaactctgttgtttcctcacctacaacaacatgggttcgaaaaccctgagtacggagtgtactttcacaagtcttacccaacaaaagaaaaagactctcaaggatatgctagcttgagggaggcaaggtaaggctattcaaaaATCAAGGACTTTATTTGCAGAAAtgattactaatagtggatccttaaaaattcagTTTTATTGCCAAATTAAGTCATTACTTGTAGCTAGAGTTCTCTCCTACCCTAGTTCAAgaacttgacctacactagctgtcttttatcaaccctttagttcactggaatgctacgtgtaagtcagtgaccaaagtcttcatgtccgagaagtaacggcgatccgaatcgattaatacctagctggggatctctaatcacatgacatatgtatcacttaacccttgcatatgtcaactcgccaccgggtttcttaagaccagaccgggttcacgccaaccaagagcacatatacaccaccgtccagcctcttgccatagagggtacacgctactctcgccatctctccactcccattgcgtgttggcctttctggtattagtctgcccgaggcaaagcttacccatgacgagacatgtgaccagttaaaaagtcctcgatcatcaagcctacatcgacacggtccttaatcgactcagatggagacactacaccgagactctcttctcgtgcaagtcacccgcccggtctcatctttatcatttacaatcccaaagtttggtacatggcagaggtacatcttgtccgatgttgaacccatcacggccatgatggatccaccatcaagttttattttgaaaacatcccatttcatctgaagcatcatcttttgtaaaaccaaaacatttttgttttctaaagcaagactaagcatcagaaaactttttaacaaaacatgcaatcaaggaagggtaaacagttccaaggaaggaaatgcaacaattggtttagcacccaactcctattacctaatgcatcattcaagtgataaagagtttaaaatcacaaggaaaaggtaaatgcaccggggcttgccttgtgttgtaggggattcaggatctgttccacagatatcaactAGTTGGTtgaccgtgcgttgcgacggcttacaacaatacccatgtaAACCATCCACCAAAAAGTCAaggttttttattgattgtctccgctctccgtataattttttttgatttggctaactgatgttattgttaactccatccaatatgtcttggtacaacacgaccaatgaagtgagcgattagaagagagttcataacgactgactgaacgaacagagattataaaatgatatAATTCCACCATTCAGAGAtcgaataagagaaagtttgggatctcaagtttctaaaataagtcacatgaactcaaacttataaaaaagatagatcaaaatatggagtgattgctaaagtcaggcatcaataaaaactagaTGCGCTCCATCGCTGCCTACTCCAAGAAGCTCAGCCaggggccagggcgcggccaccGTGTAAAATTATGGTATATGAGGAGCTAAACAATTCATCAAGGTGAAAAAATATCGCATGATATATGTACATGTTTGTGCTAATTTACGTATAGCATAGATAATAAATTAATAAAAACGTGCACCATATAATTATATATTAATTAACTCTAATAGAGATTAAAATAATTTGCCTCTACAACGATCGGTGTTGGAGCGAAGACCGTCCATCCCCCTCGATCAGTTTTCTTTAACATCAATTGGACATGTTCTATCGCAGACACAGGAGGCGAATGGTAGTTCGACTGTTATTGAAGTCGAGGTCTTTGTCTAAGAACCGCCGAAGGCATTGCAGCCAAGGGATCTACCGTTTAAGGTGGGGCTCCTCATGACTTCGCGAAGGCGACCCCGTCAGCTCGGACGGTTCTGAGCTATAGCCTTGGCAAGGATTGAAGACCCGACGTCTCAGGTAGAGATGTCAATTGGGACCCAATACCCGCTAACCCgtggggaattcccctattagggtatgggtatgggacaaaattgtccccatgggtatggatatgggacaaaatttccacccattgggtaaacgggtatgggtttagaaagcaataatccgaacccgattacccatgggtatttcatacgtgtacacatgtcctgtttgtatgaatgagttgaggTCGAGCTGGCCACCAAGCCCAGCACGGCAGCGCACCAAGCCCTAGGTCCTAGCCCAACAAGGTAACATGATAAGGCAACTAGCAGACTAGAAAAAAATAAAACCCTAAAATAACCAGCCATAACCTACGAGCTGCCCACCTGGCCCTACCCAGACGCACGCCTAAACAAATCTGGATAGTTTGTGCTAGATGTTAGTGCCTAGTTATCCCTTAATT
Proteins encoded:
- the LOC100283652 gene encoding gibberellin receptor GID1L2, translated to MASSKPLFPFPVPAPDPSDEVVREFGPLLRVYKSGRIERPLVAPPVEPGHDAATGVQSKDVHLGSYSARLYLPPVADAGAKLPVVVFVHGGGFVAESAASPNYHLFLNRLAAACPALAVSVDYRLAPEHPLPAGYDDCLAALKWVLSAADPWVAAHGDLARVFVAGDSAGGNVCHYLAIHPDVVQAQQQGCPPPLKGAVLIHPWFWGSEAVGEEPRDPAVRTMGAGLWFFACPDANSMEDPRMNPMAPAAPGLHTLACERVMVCTAEGDFLRWRGRAYAEAVAAARGGRLGQAAGVELLETMGEGHVFFLFKPDCDKAKEMLDKMAAFINAP